One part of the Mustela erminea isolate mMusErm1 chromosome 11, mMusErm1.Pri, whole genome shotgun sequence genome encodes these proteins:
- the LOC116568843 gene encoding sterile alpha motif domain-containing protein 9-like — protein sequence MSEQVNLPEIINDWTKEHVKQWVTKDLKIDEKYGQILLTEEITGLVLQELTENDLREMGLPRGPALLIKRTYDRLTNSSSESNNQDSGQLDHTKLFKKEHPKKLQKMKKEEEKSVLSNTDHDLRETRDTKEQESILMKEDSLSEGVTTEDRSEDKLQTMHLTCMPYPFDQFHNSQRYIEHGILQPETGPLNLIDPIHEFKALTNTEAATEKDIKMKFSNEVFRFASACMNSRTNGTIHFGVKNTPHGQIVGVKVTNKDAFIDHFNIMIRQYFEGNEVNEAKKCIREPRFVEVLLQNNTPSDRFVIEVDVIPKHSVCEEKYFLIRMQNCKNETWKPNQDLSLFVRDGPSSKDILANVKQRDRVYKEFVQNLKSVVASRKEAEEEYEVKANKKESEGQKLVKLLIGNRDSLDNSYYSWYILVTNKCHPNETKNLDFLKEMKLFAVLEFDPESLSKGVVKAYKKGRVANLHFPNQFEEKTSNIREKISSLNLYDQPSWIFCNGRSDLKNESYKPLEPHLWFRDRASEVRKLILFLTDENIMARGKFLVVFLLFSPVESPGDPLIETFWAFYQVLKGMENILCICVNSQIYQRWKDLLQTRLTTEEELTNHSISTLNLEIINSTILKLKPVTQSSRRFLPSHGFSSIILEKKEEDILTALEILCENECKDTDIEKDKSKFQEFKTSKEEHFYRGGKVSWWNFYFSSQNYSSAFVKRDSYEKLKDLIQCWADSPKPVFAKLINLYHHPGCGGTTLAMNILWDLKKNFRCAVLKNKTTDFGEIVEQVTKLITYKATSHEDYFPVLLLVDDFEDQENVYVLQNAIDSILADKGLRYEKTLVIILNCMRSQNPDETAKLADSVALTYQLSPKEQRAFEAKLEEIEKEHKNCENFYSFMILKKSFNEMYIEKVVQNILKGQNVDSKEGQLISFLALLNSYVTDSTISVSQCEIFLGIRHTSTPWEPESLEDKMGAYSTLLINTEVADFGRYTGVRIIHPLIAISCLKELEKSYNLNTCQIALKILKQDLFYTSGIGREKFQHDVQTLLLTRQRKEYGDETDTLFAPLIEALENEEIEKVLVAGTVRFPQNAFICQALARYFYIKEKNFSIALDWANQAKKGAPKNSYILDTLGQVYKSQIRWWLDEKKNAKDITVNDLIFLLEAAENASKAFKKSQEQAERKACEMEAWTRQKLQRKYDTYNTAGFVGEIEVGLYAIQILQLTPCFLRENGLSKTAMVDFLSGKGMNPTNPKCEYYLALRKFTSYLENLQSDLKRCFDFLADYSVLLKMRNTQKETGEISLNKKITRSFRKYGELFCCLDLGLLKDKENQLYQEETCRKGLEALRADRFSGLLEYLHPNRKDAATNMESIVNKYSSLLQKNPNKQLKKEKLNFILANIILKCLKPHSKFIQPLSILKKQLREVLQSIGPSHQYPDPFFLACLLFWPESQELDEDSKLMEKYVSSLNRTFRRQYRSMCRSKQASTLFYLGKKKGLHSLVCKTDIEQYFNKAQNVNSLSPSGDPWKKKEVKDLLCRLTGQAEGKLISIEYGTENKIRIPVIPVYSGPLRSGGNIERVSFYLGFSIEGPQAYDIEII from the coding sequence ATGAGTGAACAAGTAAATCTACCTGAAATTATAAACGACTGGACCAAAGAGCATGTGAAACAATGGGTAACCAAAGACCTTAAGATTGATGAAAAATATGGGCAGATTCTGCTCACTGAAGAAATAACTGGATTAGTCTTGCAGGAATTAACTGAGAATGACCTTAGAGAAATGGGGCTACCACGGGGCCCAGCACTTTTGATAAAACGTACATATGACAGATTGACTAACAGTTCCTCTGAAAGTAACAATCAAGATTCTGGACAATTAGATCAtacaaaactcttcaaaaaagaACACCCAAAAAAGCtacaaaagatgaaaaaggaagaggaaaaatcagTGTTATCCAAtactgatcatgatctcagagagaCGAGAGATACCAAAGAACAAGAATCGATTCTTATGAAAGAAGATTCTTTAAGTGAAGGAGTGACCACTGAAGACCGAAGTGAGGATAAGCTACAAACAATGCACTTGACTTGTATGCCATATCCTTTTGATCAGTTCCATAACAGCCAACGTTACATAGAACATGGAATTCTACAACCTGAAACTGGCCCACTCAATCTCATAGACCCAATACATGAGTTCAAAGCCCTCACAAATAcagaagcagccacagaaaaGGACATTAAGATGAAATTTAGCAATGAAGTCTTTCGATTTGCATCAGCTTGTATGAATTCACGCACCAATGGCACTATCCATTTTGGAGTCAAAAACACACCGCACGGACAAATTGTTGGTGTAAAAGTCACCAATAAGGATGCCTTCATTGACCACTTTAATATAATGATCAGACAATACTTTGAAGGAAATGAGGTCAATGAAGCCAAGAAGTGCATTCGAGAGCCAAGGTTTGTGGAAGTCCTATTGCAGAACAATACACCATCAGACAGATTTGTCATTGAAGTAGATGTTATTCCAAAACATTCTGTATgcgaagaaaaatatttcttaattaggATGcaaaattgtaaaaatgaaacatgGAAACCAAACCAAGATCTTTCACTGTTTGTGAGAGACGGTCCCAGCTCTAAGGATATCCTGGCCAATGTCAAGCAACGAGATAGAGTTTACAAAGAATTTGTACAAAATTTGAAGTCAGTGGTAGCATCTAGAAAAGAGGCTGAAGAAGAATATGAGGTGAAGGCAAATAAGAAAGAGAGTGAAGGACAAAAGCTGGTTAAACTTCTCATAGGCAACCGAGACTCACTGGATAATTCATACTACAGCTGGTACATTCTTGTAACAAATAAATGCCATCCAAACGAAACAAAGAACTTAGattttctaaaggaaatgaaattgttTGCTGTGCTGGAGTTTGACCCTGAATCTCTGAGCAAGGGTGTGGTCAAAGCTTACAAAAAAGGCCGAGTAGCAAATCTTCACTTTCCAAATCAGTTTGAAGAAAAGACAAGTAACATAAGAGAGAAAATTTCCAGTTTGAATCTTTATGATCAGCCCAGCTGGATCTTCTGCAATGGCAGGTCAGACTTGAAAAATGAGAGCTATAAGCCTCTAGAACCACATTTATGGTTCAGAGATAGAGCTTCTGAAGTCAGAAAGctgattttatttctcacagaTGAAAATATAATGGCAAGGGGGAAATTTTTGGTAGTGTTTCTATTATTCTCTCCAGTGGAAAGCCCAGGAGATCCCCTCATTGAAACTTTCTGGGCTTTCTACCAAGTTCTCAAAGGAATGGAAAATATATTGTGTATCTGTGTAAACTCACAGATTTATCAACGATGGAAAGATCTGCTACAAACAAGACTGACAACAGAAGAAGAATTAACGAACCACAGTATTTCCActttaaatttagaaatcatAAACAGTACTATCCTTAAACTAAAACCAGTGACTCAGTCATCAAGAAGATTTTTGCCCTCCCATGGATTTTCTTCAATTatcttagagaaaaaggaagaggatatCTTGACTGCACTGGAAATCCTCTGTGAAAATGAGTGTAAAGACACAGACATAGAGAAAGATAAATCTAAATTCCAAGAATTTAAGACATCAAAAGAAGAACACTTTTATCGAGGTGGCAAAGTATCCTGGTggaacttctatttttcttctcaaaactaTTCTTCAGCTTTTGTCAAAAGGGATAGTTACGAAAAGCTTAAAGATCTGATACAATGCTGGGCAGACTCTCCTAAACCAGTATTTGCAAAACTTATCAATCTTTATCACCACCCAGGCTGTGGAGGTACTACCTTGGCCATGAATATTCTCTGGGACCTAAAGAAAAACTTTAGATGTgctgtgttaaaaaacaaaacaactgattTTGGAGAAATTGTAGAACAAGTGACCAAGCTGATTACCTATAAGGCAACCAGCCATGAAGATTACTTTCCTGTACTCCTCCTTGTGGATGATTTTGAAGACCAGGAAAACGTTTATGTCCTGCAGAATGCCATCGATTCCATTTTAGCAGACAAGGGTTTGAGATATGAAAAAACACTGGTAATTATCTTAAACTGCATGAGATCCCAGAATCCTGATGAAACTGCGAAATTAGCAGACAGTGTTGCCCTAACCTACCAACTTTCTCCTAAGGAACAAAGAGCTTTTGAGGCCAAActggaagaaattgaaaaggaacACAAAAACTGTGAAAACTTTTATTCCTTCATGAtcttgaaaaaaagttttaatgaaaTGTATATAGAAAAGGTAGTCCAGAATATCCTAAAAGGACAGAATGTGGACAGCAAGGAAGGACAACTCATTTCTTTCCTGGCTCTACTCAACTCTTACGTTACTGATTCTACAATCTCAGTATCACAGTGTGAAATATTTTTGGGAATCAGACACACTAGTACCCCCTGGGAACCTGAAAGCCTAGAGGACAAGATGGGAGCTTATTCTACACTTCTAATAAACACAGAAGTTGCAGATTTTGGGAGATACACAGGTGTGCGCATCATCCATCCTTTGATTGCCATCTCCTGTctgaaagaactggaaaaaagcTATAACTTGAATACATGTCAAATTGCACTAAAGATCTTAAAGCAGGATTTATTCTATACTTCTggaataggaagagaaaaatttcaaCATGACGTGCAAACTCTTCTGCTAACAAGACAGCGCAAGGAGTACGGAGATGAAACAGACACTTTGTTTGCCCCATTAATAGAAGCTTTAGAGAATGAAGAAATCGAAAAGGTCTTGGTGGCTGGAACTGTTCGATTCCCACAAAATGCATTCATTTGTCAGGCCTTAGCGAGATATTTCTACATTAAAGAGAAGAATTTTAGCATTGCTCTGGATTGGGCAAACCAGGCCAAAAAGGGAGCACCTAAAAATTCCTATATCTTAGATACCCTTGGTCAAGTCTACAAAAGTCAAATCAGGTGGTGGTTGGATGAAAAGAAAAACGCCAAGGATATTACAGTTAATGATCTAATATTCCTCCTGGAAGCCGCTGAAAATGCctcaaaagcttttaaaaaatctcaagaaCAAGCCGAGAGGAAAGCCTGTGAAATGGAGGCCTGGACACGacagaaattacaaagaaaatatgacACGTACAACACAGCCGGTTTTGTCGGTGAAATAGAAGTTGGTCTTTACGCTATTCAGATTCTCCAGCTCACACCCTGTTTCCTCAGAGAAAATGGATTATCTAAAACAGCTATGGTAGACTTTTTATCAGGAAAGGGGATGAATCCCACAAATCcaaaatgtgaatattatttgGCTCTTCGCAAGTTCACATCCTACTTAGAAAATTTACAATCAGATTTGAAAAGGTGCTTTGACTTTCTTGCAGATTATAGTGTTCTTTTGAAAATGAGGAACACccaaaaagaaacaggagaaatttCATTAAACAAGAAAATCACTCGTTCTTTCAGGAAATATGGGGAACTTTTCTGCTGTTTGGATTTGGGTTTGCTAAAAGACAAGGAGAATCAGTTATACCAAGAGGAGACTTGCAGGAAAGGTCTAGAAGCTTTGAGAGCAGATAGGTTTTCTGGACTCCTGGAATATCTTCATCCAAATCGCAAAGATGCTGCAACCAACATGGAAAGTATAGTGAACAAATATTCTTCCCTACTGCAGAAAAACCCAAATAAGCAGCTGAAAAAGGAGAAACTAAATTTCATTTTAGCCAACATTATTCTTAAGTGCCTAAAACCCCACTCCAAGTTCATCCAACCACTTAGTATACTGAAAAAACAGCTCCGAGAAGTGTTGCAATCCATAGGACCAAGTCATCAATATCCAGACCCTTTTTTTTTGGCCTGCCTTCTGTTCTGGCCAGAAAGTCAAGAACTAGATGAAGATTCCAAACTCATGGAAAAGTATGTTTCTTCCTTAAACAGAACCTTCAGGAGGCAATACAGGAGCATGTGCAGGTCCAAGCAGGCAAGCACTCTGTTTTATCTGGGAAAGAAGAAGGGGCTCCACAGTCTTGTTTGTAAGACTGATATAGAGCAATACTTCAATAAAGCACAAAATGTAAATTCCCTCTCGCCAAGTGGAGACccgtggaaaaaaaaagaagtcaaagaccTTCTGTGTCGTCTAACTGGTCAAGCTGAAGGCAAGCTGATCTCTATAGAGTACGGAACAGAGAACAAAATTAGAATACCAGTGATACCTGTTTATTCAGGTCCACTCAGAAGTGGTGGGAATATAGAAAGAGTGTCCTTCTACCTGGGATTTTCCATTGAAGGCCCCCAAGCATATGacatagaaataatttaa